The DNA region CCCAACGGCAAGCTCTACAAGGCGCGGCTCACCCGTGCCCCGGAGGTGTCGGCGTGACCGCGAGGTGTGAGGTACCCGACGACAGGGGAGCCCGGCGTGGACTTCGATGACAGCGACAGCGACCTCGCGTTCCGGCGTGAGGCCGGCGACTGGCTCGACCGGGCGTTGCGCGACGTGCCCGATCAGGAGGAGCTGTCCCAGACCGAGCGTGAGCACTGGTCACGGGTGTGGCAGGAGCGGCTCTGCGCCGGCAACTGGGCCGGGTTGTCCTGGCCGGTCGAGCACGGCGGCCGGGGAATGGACTCGTTGGCGCAGGCGATCTTCAACGAGGAGGCTGCGGTCCGGGGCGCGCCGTACCCGCTCAACGGGGTCGGCATGATGCTGGCCGGTCCGACGATCATCACGCACGGCAGCGACGAGCAGCAGGGCCGGTACCTGCCGGGCATCCTGCGCGGCGAGGAGTACTGGTGCCAGGGCTTCAGCGAGCCCGGCTCCGGTTCCGACCTGGCGAGTCTGCGTACGGCCGCGACCCGGGTCGACGGCGGCTGGCTGATCAACGGCACCAAGGTCTGGACCTCCAACGCGCACAACGCCTCCCGGTGTCTGTTGCTGGCGCGGACCGATCCTGAGGCGGCCCGGCACCGGGGCATCACCTACTTCCTGGCCCCGATGGACCGGTTCACCGTCCGACCACTGGTGATGATCAACGGGGACACCGAGTTCAACGAGATGTTCCTCGACGACGTGTTCGTCCCCGATTCCGACGTGCTCGGCGGGGTCGGCAACGGCTGGAAGGTCGCCCTCACCACGCTTGCCTTCGAACGCGGCAGCATGGCGCTGAACCTGTGGGTGTGGGCCCGCCAGGCGGTGGACCGGGTCGTCGATCTGGCGATCGCGCGGGGACTGGCCGACGACAGCGCCTTCGTCGACACGGTCGGCGCCCTGCAGTGCGACGCGGAGGCGGTCCGGATCGGGTCGATGCGGATGCTGGCGGAGAGTCGTGCCGGCGGCGTCCCCGGACCGGAGACGTCGGCGTTGAAGAGCTTGTGGGCCGGCGTGGTCCAGAACGCGAACCGGCTCGCGGTGCAGCTCGACGAGGCCGGCGGGGTACTTCTCGACGGTGCCGGGGCCGCCGCCCGGATGCACCGCTATCTGCGTGCCCGCGCACACACGATCGAGGGCGGCACGGAGGAAGTCCAGAAGTCGATTCTCGCGGAGCGGGTGCTGAACCTGCCCCGCTCACGTTGAGCGGAGTGGCCACGTGCACGCGACATTCACCCAGGAGCAGCAGGAGATCGGCGAGGCCGTCGCGGCCCTCGCCAAGGCGCAGGCCGGCACGGCGCGCGCGGCGCTGTCGACCGGTTGGCGGCCCTGCGCCGCCGATGGGCCGCTGCTGCGCGACTTCGGGCTGCTCGGCGTGCCCGAGTCCGCCGGTGGTGTCGGGTCGGCTCTGATCGATCTGCTCGTCGCCGTCGAGGTGCTCGGTGAGCACCTGGTCCCGAGCCGGTTCGCGGCCCACGCGGGCGCCGTACAGCTGCTCTGCGGCGCCGACCGGCCCACGGCGCCGCTGCCCGACGGGATCCTCGACGGCAGCCGGGTGCTCACCCCGGCGGTCGACGTGCCGTCCATGGCTGGCTGGCCGGACCGGTCGGTGACGGATCCGCTGGTGCGGACCCTGGTGCCGTACGCCGCCCAGGCGGACGGGTTCGTCGTCGCAGGTCCCGACGGGATCTGGGTCGCGGACGCTGCCGCGTTCACCGAGGAGGCCTGGGTCACCGAACGGCGGTCGTTCGACCCGTCGGTGCCGCTGTCGGACGTGTCGCTGTCCACACCACAGCGGGTCGATCCGGTCGGCACCGGGTTGTGGCGGGCGACGCTGGTGGTCGCCGCCGAGTTGTGCGGCGTCGCGCAGGGCGCGATCGAGCTGGCCGCCGAGCAGGCCCGTACCCGGGTGCAGTTCGGCCGGGTGATCGGATCGTTCCAGGGGGTCGCGTTCCAGCTGGCCGAGGCCGCCACCGCGCGCAAGGCGGCGTGGGACCTGACGCTCTACGCCGCCTGGGCCGTCGACAACCGCCGCCCGGACGCCGGGATCCAGGTGCACGCCGCCAAGGCCGCCGCGGGGAAGGCCGCGGTCTTCGCCGCCGAGCGGGCCATCCAGGTGTACGGCGGGATGGGCATCACCATGGAAGCGGATCCGCATCTGTTCCTGCGTCGGGCGTTGGTGCTCGACGCCCGGGCCGGCCGTGGCCGGTGGCACCGTCACCGGGCCGGCGCGCTACGGATCGAAGCGCGCCGGGCGGGCCCGGGACAATCCACGGACTAACGCGCTGACCTGCGCAGACCTTGCAGTGCCAGTAACGCAGCGGTAACATACCGGCTGGTCGGAATAAACGAGGAGTGGTCGTGAAGTTCGGAATCATGAACCTGTTCCCGGTGGCCGACGGGGCATCGGACCATCAGGTGCTACGAGAGACTCTCGACGAGATCCAGCTGGCCGACGAACTCGGCTTCGACTCGATCTGGCTGGCCGAGCACCACTTCTCGAAGTACGGCATCCTCGGCAGCCCGGTCAACTTCGGCATGGCCGTCGCCGAGCGGACCAAACGAATCACGATCGGCACGGCCGTGCTGGTGCTTCCACTGCACCACCCGCTGCGGCTGGCCGAGGACATCGCCGCGCTCGACGTGCTCAGCGGCGGTCGGGTGACCATCGGGGTCGGCCGCGGCTACCAGCCGGCCGAGTTCGCCGGCTTCGGGATCGCCCTGGCCGAGTCGAAGCAGCGCTACCAGGAGACTCTGGACGTGCTGCGGTTGGCGCTGACCCAGG from Solwaraspora sp. WMMD791 includes:
- a CDS encoding acyl-CoA dehydrogenase family protein; its protein translation is MDFDDSDSDLAFRREAGDWLDRALRDVPDQEELSQTEREHWSRVWQERLCAGNWAGLSWPVEHGGRGMDSLAQAIFNEEAAVRGAPYPLNGVGMMLAGPTIITHGSDEQQGRYLPGILRGEEYWCQGFSEPGSGSDLASLRTAATRVDGGWLINGTKVWTSNAHNASRCLLLARTDPEAARHRGITYFLAPMDRFTVRPLVMINGDTEFNEMFLDDVFVPDSDVLGGVGNGWKVALTTLAFERGSMALNLWVWARQAVDRVVDLAIARGLADDSAFVDTVGALQCDAEAVRIGSMRMLAESRAGGVPGPETSALKSLWAGVVQNANRLAVQLDEAGGVLLDGAGAAARMHRYLRARAHTIEGGTEEVQKSILAERVLNLPRSR
- a CDS encoding acyl-CoA dehydrogenase family protein, which gives rise to MHATFTQEQQEIGEAVAALAKAQAGTARAALSTGWRPCAADGPLLRDFGLLGVPESAGGVGSALIDLLVAVEVLGEHLVPSRFAAHAGAVQLLCGADRPTAPLPDGILDGSRVLTPAVDVPSMAGWPDRSVTDPLVRTLVPYAAQADGFVVAGPDGIWVADAAAFTEEAWVTERRSFDPSVPLSDVSLSTPQRVDPVGTGLWRATLVVAAELCGVAQGAIELAAEQARTRVQFGRVIGSFQGVAFQLAEAATARKAAWDLTLYAAWAVDNRRPDAGIQVHAAKAAAGKAAVFAAERAIQVYGGMGITMEADPHLFLRRALVLDARAGRGRWHRHRAGALRIEARRAGPGQSTD